In Mesorhizobium sp. 113-3-3, a genomic segment contains:
- a CDS encoding phage tail protein — protein MAEPFLSEIRIMSFVFAPKGWALCNGQLLPINQNQGLFSLLGTTFGGDGRVNFGLPDFRGRIPAHVGNGHTLGERGGEQAHTLSIGELPQHTHVANASTTQGDSNNPNFANVGNVLAKDPGNIYGPASNLAALNAGSVSSIGGSQAHLNMQPFLTLSFCIALQGIFPSPT, from the coding sequence ATGGCGGAACCGTTTCTTTCCGAAATCCGAATCATGTCTTTTGTCTTCGCACCAAAGGGTTGGGCGCTGTGCAACGGACAGCTTCTCCCAATCAATCAGAACCAGGGGCTTTTTTCGCTGCTCGGCACCACTTTCGGTGGCGATGGCCGGGTGAACTTCGGCCTGCCCGACTTTCGGGGCCGTATTCCGGCCCATGTCGGCAACGGCCATACACTGGGCGAGCGGGGTGGGGAGCAGGCGCATACGCTTTCGATAGGCGAACTGCCTCAGCATACGCACGTCGCAAACGCATCCACCACGCAGGGCGACTCGAACAACCCGAATTTCGCGAATGTCGGCAACGTCCTGGCGAAGGATCCGGGAAACATCTATGGCCCCGCGAGCAATCTGGCGGCATTGAACGCCGGGAGCGTGTCCAGCATCGGCGGCAGCCAGGCGCATCTGAACATGCAGCCCTTCCTGACGCTCAGCTTCTGCATCGCCCTGCAGGGCATCTTCCCCTCGCCGACCTGA
- a CDS encoding phage tail protein: MAQPYVGEVRMFAGNFAPAGWMFCEGQLLPISENETLFNLIGTTYGGDGESTFALPDLRGRLPLHQGNGFTLAETGGAEEITLTIQQIPAHSHPFLGNIGNGSQASPQNNVLASSTLVQLYAAETADANMATSAISSVGGSQPHTNFQPYLCVNFIISLFGIFPSQT, encoded by the coding sequence ATGGCACAACCCTATGTTGGCGAAGTTCGTATGTTTGCCGGCAATTTCGCGCCGGCAGGCTGGATGTTCTGCGAAGGGCAGCTTTTGCCGATCTCTGAGAACGAGACGCTGTTCAACCTGATCGGCACCACCTATGGCGGCGACGGCGAAAGCACTTTCGCGCTGCCCGACCTGCGTGGCCGGCTTCCTCTTCACCAGGGCAATGGTTTTACCCTTGCGGAGACGGGAGGCGCCGAGGAGATAACGCTGACGATCCAGCAGATTCCGGCGCATTCCCATCCGTTTCTGGGGAACATCGGCAATGGATCGCAGGCGTCGCCACAAAACAATGTGCTTGCAAGTTCGACGCTGGTCCAACTGTACGCCGCGGAAACAGCCGACGCCAACATGGCGACATCAGCCATCTCCTCCGTAGGCGGCAGCCAGCCGCATACGAATTTCCAGCCCTATCTCTGCGTCAATTTCATCATCTCGCTGTTCGGCATTTTCCCGTCGCAGACTTGA
- a CDS encoding phage tail protein: MADPFVAEIRIFPFNFAPKGWAWCDGQLLPLSQNTALFSLLGTTYGGDGKSNFALPDLQGSVPMHPGQGPGLSLHDLGETGGSETVTLLESEIPMHNHTMRATVENGTQGTLTPGITLATSANGAVFQKTTNANLVPMSPNALAPAGGDQPHNNMQPYLTCYFCIALQGVFPPRT, encoded by the coding sequence ATGGCCGATCCGTTCGTCGCCGAAATCCGTATCTTCCCGTTCAATTTCGCGCCCAAGGGTTGGGCGTGGTGCGACGGCCAGTTGCTGCCATTGTCGCAGAACACGGCTTTGTTCTCGCTGCTGGGCACCACCTATGGCGGCGACGGCAAGTCCAATTTTGCCTTGCCCGACCTGCAGGGCAGCGTGCCCATGCACCCCGGCCAAGGCCCAGGGCTTTCCCTGCATGATCTCGGCGAAACTGGCGGTTCGGAAACCGTAACTCTGCTGGAGTCCGAGATTCCGATGCACAACCACACGATGCGGGCGACCGTCGAAAATGGAACGCAGGGTACGCTGACCCCCGGCATCACGCTGGCAACATCGGCCAACGGAGCCGTGTTTCAAAAGACCACCAACGCCAATCTGGTGCCTATGAGCCCCAACGCACTTGCCCCCGCCGGCGGCGACCAGCCGCACAACAATATGCAACCCTATCTCACCTGCTATTTCTGCATCGCGCTGCAGGGCGTCTTCCCGCCGAGAACCTGA
- a CDS encoding GNAT family N-acetyltransferase, whose amino-acid sequence MAGLEQFSRVWSRSREAGLAFRASTDADLPFLSRLYASTRLEELAVTDWSEAQKAAFLDMQFQAQHAHYRKHYPEADWLVVERAGQDIGRLYIERWPSQHRIIDIAFLPEHRRKGYGSALLRDLIDEAWFAGKSASIHVEKNNPARLLYVELGFKVIEDKGVYDLMVCTPPGASTP is encoded by the coding sequence ATGGCGGGTCTGGAACAGTTCTCTCGGGTCTGGTCCCGGTCGCGCGAGGCCGGGCTCGCCTTTCGTGCCTCGACCGATGCGGATCTGCCGTTCCTGTCGCGTCTCTATGCCTCGACGCGCCTGGAAGAACTCGCCGTGACGGACTGGAGCGAGGCGCAGAAGGCCGCTTTCCTCGACATGCAGTTCCAGGCGCAGCACGCGCACTACAGAAAACACTATCCCGAGGCCGACTGGCTGGTGGTGGAGCGGGCCGGGCAGGACATTGGCCGCCTCTATATCGAGCGCTGGCCGAGCCAGCACCGCATCATCGACATCGCTTTCCTGCCGGAGCATCGCCGCAAGGGATACGGCTCGGCGCTGCTGCGCGACCTCATCGACGAGGCATGGTTTGCCGGCAAATCAGCATCGATCCATGTCGAGAAGAACAATCCGGCCAGGCTCCTCTATGTCGAGCTCGGCTTCAAGGTGATCGAGGACAAGGGTGTCTATGATCTGATGGTGTGCACGCCGCCTGGCGCCAGCACTCCATGA
- a CDS encoding DUF6916 family protein — MASLADFEQGQEFTVEAGGQWVSLELSAVKPIPASPRPGGGFSLIFRGPRETPLPQATYRFTGTSGVHDIFIVPVAADATGRLYEAVFN, encoded by the coding sequence ATGGCGTCGCTAGCGGATTTCGAACAGGGGCAGGAATTCACCGTGGAAGCCGGCGGCCAGTGGGTCTCGTTGGAACTGAGCGCGGTCAAACCTATTCCCGCCAGCCCGCGTCCGGGCGGCGGCTTTTCGCTGATCTTCCGGGGCCCGCGCGAAACGCCGCTGCCGCAGGCGACCTATCGCTTCACCGGCACAAGCGGGGTGCACGACATCTTCATCGTCCCGGTCGCCGCCGACGCGACCGGGCGGCTTTACGAGGCGGTGTTCAATTAG
- a CDS encoding SapC family protein: protein MADIAARTEAAQADAMPLFYSRPEALNPVRHGSLGLTARGDFAFARAAHAIPVVASEMPAAMRSYPIVFIGPAKSPVIITGVRQGENLFVDADGRWTAPHYIPAYVRRYPFILAEDPTTAGRLTLCVDRASERVIDQLMAPFREDKIAPFFSGNEPTEATKQALAFCNQFQIDFRATREMIDKIDAHGLFAPRQSKVTLEGGEVLNLTDFQVIDEPAFNKLSDEAFLDLRKSGALGLLYCHLASTNSWTSLVHQASLRKAG from the coding sequence ATGGCTGATATCGCGGCAAGGACGGAGGCGGCGCAGGCGGATGCCATGCCGCTGTTCTATTCCAGGCCCGAAGCGCTCAACCCGGTGCGGCATGGTTCGCTGGGCCTGACCGCGCGCGGCGACTTTGCCTTCGCGCGAGCCGCGCATGCCATTCCGGTGGTGGCGTCGGAAATGCCGGCGGCGATGCGCTCCTACCCGATCGTCTTCATCGGCCCGGCCAAATCACCTGTCATCATCACCGGCGTGCGCCAGGGCGAGAACCTGTTCGTCGATGCCGACGGAAGGTGGACCGCGCCGCACTACATCCCCGCCTATGTCCGCCGCTATCCCTTCATCCTTGCCGAGGATCCGACCACGGCAGGCCGGCTGACGCTGTGCGTGGACCGGGCCAGCGAACGGGTCATCGACCAACTGATGGCGCCATTCCGCGAAGACAAGATCGCACCGTTCTTCAGCGGCAACGAGCCGACCGAAGCGACCAAGCAGGCGCTCGCCTTCTGCAACCAGTTCCAGATCGACTTCAGGGCCACACGCGAAATGATCGACAAGATCGACGCGCATGGCCTGTTCGCGCCGCGCCAGAGCAAGGTGACGCTGGAAGGCGGCGAAGTGCTCAACCTCACCGATTTCCAGGTGATCGACGAGCCGGCCTTCAACAAACTGAGCGACGAGGCCTTCCTCGACCTGAGAAAATCCGGCGCGCTCGGCCTGCTCTACTGCCACCTCGCCTCGACCAACAGCTGGACATCGCTGGTGCACCAGGCATCGCTGCGCAAGGCGGGGTGA
- a CDS encoding NYN domain-containing protein, which translates to MTSDTLALLIDGDNVSPRIISGLLAEIANYGTASVKRIYGDWTKPNLNGWKECLLEHSIQPIQQFAYSKGKNATDGAMIIDAMDLLYTGRFSGFCIVSSDSDFARLASRIREQGITVYGFGERKTLRPFITACDKFIYVDVLGDAVEEPPQTTQITPEKAVGESAEAVAVPVKIETEKADPAQGGAAASGRLDEAALSMLQKAVEASADEDGRAHLGRVGDHLAKQSPDFDARNYGYKRLSDLADASGILEVERTGDQTKVVTVRLKKG; encoded by the coding sequence ATGACGAGCGATACACTTGCGCTTTTGATTGACGGCGACAACGTATCACCGAGGATCATCTCAGGACTTCTCGCGGAGATCGCCAATTACGGCACGGCAAGCGTCAAGCGAATCTACGGTGATTGGACGAAGCCAAACCTCAACGGCTGGAAGGAATGTTTGCTTGAGCATTCCATTCAGCCCATACAGCAGTTCGCTTACTCGAAAGGCAAGAACGCGACCGACGGCGCCATGATCATCGACGCGATGGACCTGCTCTACACGGGGCGGTTTTCCGGTTTCTGCATCGTTTCGAGCGACAGCGATTTCGCGAGGCTCGCTTCACGCATCCGCGAACAGGGCATAACCGTTTACGGGTTCGGTGAACGTAAGACGCTCCGTCCGTTCATAACGGCCTGCGACAAATTCATATATGTCGATGTGCTCGGCGACGCGGTAGAAGAGCCGCCGCAGACAACCCAGATCACGCCCGAGAAGGCCGTTGGGGAGTCAGCTGAGGCTGTCGCCGTACCCGTCAAAATCGAAACGGAAAAAGCCGATCCAGCGCAGGGTGGAGCGGCGGCGAGTGGTCGACTGGACGAGGCCGCGCTGAGCATGCTCCAAAAAGCAGTGGAGGCATCAGCGGATGAGGACGGCCGCGCCCACCTCGGGCGCGTGGGCGATCACCTGGCAAAGCAGTCTCCAGACTTCGACGCCAGAAACTACGGCTATAAGCGATTGAGCGATCTGGCCGATGCTTCCGGAATACTCGAAGTGGAGCGTACAGGCGACCAGACAAAGGTTGTCACGGTTCGACTGAAGAAGGGTTGA
- a CDS encoding prolyl-tRNA synthetase associated domain-containing protein, translated as MPKTEAELFAFLAELGIAVSTKRHAPLYTVADSQALRGEIAGGHTKNLFLKDKKDNFFLVTVGEDAVVDLKQIHQLIGAAGRVSFGKPEMLMELLGVSPGAVTVFGVINDTAKRVKLVLDEDLMAHAVINAHPLTNEATTSIAAADLIRFVEATGHDAAILKVSA; from the coding sequence ATGCCGAAGACCGAAGCCGAACTTTTTGCCTTTCTCGCCGAACTCGGCATCGCCGTTTCGACGAAACGCCATGCGCCGCTCTATACGGTGGCCGATTCGCAGGCGCTGCGCGGCGAAATCGCCGGCGGGCACACGAAGAACCTGTTCCTGAAGGACAAGAAGGACAATTTCTTCCTGGTCACTGTCGGCGAGGACGCCGTCGTAGACCTCAAGCAGATCCACCAGCTGATCGGCGCCGCCGGCCGTGTTTCCTTCGGCAAGCCGGAGATGCTGATGGAGCTTCTGGGCGTCTCGCCGGGCGCCGTCACCGTCTTCGGCGTCATCAACGACACGGCAAAGCGCGTGAAGCTGGTGCTCGACGAGGATTTGATGGCGCATGCCGTCATCAACGCGCATCCGCTGACCAATGAGGCGACGACATCGATCGCCGCTGCCGATCTCATCAGATTCGTCGAGGCAACCGGGCACGATGCTGCTATCTTGAAAGTCTCGGCTTGA
- the trxA gene encoding thioredoxin — protein MSDNKPFGGSFGSSGGQYATTVQYGAAPPAPAKVSLGDAPAAPPADVIKDTTTAAFAADVIQESRRQPVLVDFWAPWCGPCKQLTPQLEKAVRAAGGKVKLVKMNIDDHPSIAGQLGIQSIPAVIAFKDGQPVDGFMGAIPESQINEFITKVGGKGNGAAAVAEALAAAAEARDAGDMQTAADIFDAILAQAPETIEAIAGLGDLLFEAGDTQGAEALLATAPEAKKDAPVLAALRAKMALAAQAAELGNPAEFERRLAENPKDHQARFDLAMIQNARGERTAAADNLLAIIKADRGWNEDGARAQLLQFFEAWGMTDEATLAARRKLSALLFS, from the coding sequence ATGAGCGACAACAAGCCGTTTGGCGGGTCATTCGGCAGCAGCGGCGGCCAGTATGCCACCACCGTTCAGTATGGCGCAGCGCCCCCCGCGCCGGCAAAGGTCTCGCTTGGCGATGCGCCGGCCGCGCCCCCGGCCGATGTCATCAAGGACACCACGACCGCGGCCTTCGCCGCCGACGTCATCCAGGAATCGCGCCGCCAGCCGGTGCTGGTGGATTTCTGGGCGCCGTGGTGCGGCCCCTGCAAGCAGCTGACGCCGCAGCTGGAAAAGGCGGTCCGGGCCGCCGGCGGCAAGGTCAAGCTGGTCAAGATGAACATCGACGATCATCCTTCGATCGCCGGCCAGCTCGGCATCCAGTCCATTCCGGCGGTCATCGCCTTCAAGGACGGCCAGCCGGTCGACGGCTTCATGGGCGCCATCCCGGAGAGCCAGATCAACGAATTCATCACCAAGGTCGGCGGCAAGGGCAATGGTGCTGCGGCCGTGGCCGAGGCGCTGGCAGCGGCAGCGGAAGCGCGCGACGCCGGCGACATGCAGACCGCCGCAGACATTTTCGACGCCATCCTGGCGCAGGCGCCGGAGACGATCGAGGCAATCGCCGGGCTGGGCGATCTGCTGTTCGAGGCCGGCGACACGCAAGGCGCCGAGGCCTTGCTGGCAACAGCACCCGAGGCCAAGAAGGACGCGCCAGTTCTTGCCGCCTTGCGCGCCAAGATGGCGCTGGCCGCGCAAGCGGCGGAGCTGGGCAATCCGGCCGAGTTCGAGCGCCGCCTGGCCGAAAACCCGAAAGACCATCAGGCGCGTTTCGACCTCGCCATGATCCAGAACGCCAGGGGCGAACGCACGGCGGCAGCCGACAATCTGCTGGCCATCATCAAGGCCGATCGCGGCTGGAACGAGGATGGCGCGAGGGCGCAGTTGCTGCAATTCTTCGAGGCCTGGGGCATGACCGACGAGGCGACGCTGGCCGCGCGGCGCAAATTGTCGGCGCTGCTGTTTTCCTGA
- a CDS encoding LON peptidase substrate-binding domain-containing protein — protein MQAGNAHYRLAKDLPSTIPIFPLEGALLLPGGRMPLNIFEPRYLQMVDEAVAGSRLIGVIQPRLDGALREDGEPELCNVGCAGRIIAFSETGDGRYLISLQGVFRFRIAHELTVKTPFRQAKPAPFLADLDDDPAANEIDRPALLKAFRAYLQANDLEADWESVSRAENAMLVNALSMMAPYGPAEKQALLEAADLKTRAETLIAITEMALARENEDFGSSLQ, from the coding sequence GTGCAAGCGGGAAACGCGCATTACCGGCTGGCCAAGGATCTGCCGTCGACGATCCCGATCTTTCCGCTCGAGGGGGCGCTTTTGCTGCCGGGCGGCCGCATGCCGCTCAACATCTTCGAGCCGCGCTATCTGCAGATGGTGGATGAAGCGGTCGCCGGCTCGCGGCTGATCGGCGTGATCCAGCCGCGTCTCGACGGCGCGCTGCGCGAGGATGGCGAGCCGGAGCTTTGCAATGTCGGCTGCGCCGGCCGCATCATCGCCTTCTCCGAGACCGGCGACGGCCGTTACCTGATTTCGCTGCAGGGCGTGTTCCGCTTCCGCATCGCCCATGAACTGACGGTCAAGACCCCGTTTCGCCAGGCCAAGCCGGCGCCCTTCCTCGCCGATCTCGACGACGATCCGGCGGCCAACGAGATCGACCGGCCGGCGCTGCTCAAGGCGTTTCGCGCCTATCTTCAGGCCAATGATCTCGAGGCCGACTGGGAAAGCGTCAGCCGCGCCGAAAATGCCATGCTGGTCAACGCGCTGTCGATGATGGCGCCCTACGGGCCGGCCGAGAAACAGGCGCTGCTTGAAGCCGCCGACCTGAAGACGCGGGCCGAGACGCTGATCGCCATCACCGAAATGGCGCTGGCGCGCGAGAATGAGGATTTTGGTTCAAGTCTTCAATGA
- a CDS encoding Trm112 family protein has protein sequence MAADGRDGKKIDVDPKLLELLACPLTKGPLAWDPERGELISRVAKLAYPVRDGIPIMLPSEARTLSAEDVLAPPRLGGP, from the coding sequence ATGGCGGCGGATGGGCGTGACGGAAAGAAGATCGATGTCGACCCCAAGCTGCTGGAGCTTTTGGCCTGCCCGCTGACCAAGGGGCCGCTGGCCTGGGATCCGGAGCGTGGTGAGCTCATCTCGCGGGTCGCCAAGCTCGCCTATCCGGTGCGCGACGGCATCCCGATCATGCTGCCTTCCGAGGCGCGGACACTGTCGGCGGAGGATGTGCTGGCGCCGCCGAGGCTGGGTGGGCCTTAG
- a CDS encoding error-prone DNA polymerase codes for MNALTVIPYAEFGIQSNFSFLRGASKPEELVVAAKLMGFSAIGLADRNTVAGVVRAWQQAKVEKLAYHPGCRLVFADGTPDILAYPRNRAGWGHLCRMLTQANLREETEKGATLLQRGDLFEWGDLMSLAVLPDLAAGAEDGLAGLAQLKDRFGRALRLGVSPCYAGNDRFRIEQAAAMSEMTGIPLMATNDVLYHTAERRPLQDVLTAIRLNTPVAEVGLELTANAERHLKPPLEMARLFRRHPQALAETLRFAEELTFSLSDLQYNYPDEPTESGLGPQAELERLAREGAARRYPSGVPASVIKRIEEELVLIERLNYARYFLTVYDIVKFARSQDILCQGRGSAANSVVCFCIGITEVGPEKIDSLFERFISEERNEPPDIDVDFEHEKRETVIQYIYEKYSSKRTALAAAVISYRGRSALREVSKAMGLSEDVRASLSGSIWGWSTSELGEKEARAGGLDRTDPVSQHVMERANEIMGFPRHLSQHVGGFVITRDRLDEIVPIVKTAMDERKMVEWDKDDLDAVKILKVDVLALGMLTCLQRAFTLLTDHYPKARDDYGQPYVLATLPPEDRRVYDMIGRADTLGVFQIESRAQMSMLPRLKPKDFYDLVIEVAIVRPGPIQGDMVHPYLRRRQGKEKPEYQKPELEAILSKTLGVPLFQEQAMNIAIVAGGFKPGEADELRRAMATFKRTGTIGNYRDRMINGMVGKGYTRDFAERCFKQIEGFGEYGFPESHAASFALLVYASCWFKTFYPDVFCAAILNSQPMGFYQPAQLVRDARDHGVDIRDVDVNYSVWDCTLEKAPFDPARILPRHAEMRGVIETSHAVRLGFRQIKGLSEERMEQFVARRGSGYSTVRDVWLRSGLDVGEIERLAQADAFRSIGLDRRAALWEVRALGARSAAEKLPLFDQPALRLRELEPETKLPKMPLGEHVIHDYRSLGLSLKAHPVAFLRERLDRAGVTPNANLPSVRDGRRVSVAGLVLVRQRPGKGNAIFLTLEDDKAVANVIFWERTFTRFRPIVMGARFVKVSGKLQSESGVIHIVAEKIEDLTPWLTVLLEKVSGAGAPGAQPMANAREAGSDRPSRPEIGKAPARHDLATLSEEAESVMPKGRNFQ; via the coding sequence ATGAACGCGCTGACCGTCATCCCCTATGCCGAGTTCGGCATCCAGTCGAATTTCTCCTTCCTGCGCGGTGCGTCCAAGCCGGAGGAGTTGGTGGTCGCGGCCAAGCTCATGGGTTTTTCGGCGATCGGTCTTGCCGACCGCAACACGGTGGCGGGCGTCGTGCGCGCCTGGCAGCAGGCCAAGGTCGAAAAACTTGCCTATCACCCCGGCTGCCGGCTGGTTTTTGCCGACGGCACGCCTGACATTCTCGCCTATCCCCGGAACCGCGCCGGCTGGGGCCATCTGTGCCGCATGCTGACGCAAGCCAATCTGCGCGAGGAGACCGAAAAGGGCGCGACGCTGCTCCAGCGCGGCGACCTGTTCGAATGGGGGGATCTGATGTCGCTGGCGGTCCTGCCCGACCTGGCGGCGGGCGCTGAAGACGGTCTTGCCGGGCTTGCCCAGCTCAAGGACCGCTTCGGCAGGGCCCTGCGGCTTGGCGTCTCACCCTGCTATGCCGGCAATGACCGGTTCCGCATCGAGCAGGCGGCGGCAATGTCCGAAATGACCGGCATCCCGCTGATGGCGACCAACGATGTCCTCTACCATACCGCCGAACGGCGCCCGCTGCAGGACGTGCTGACCGCGATCCGCCTCAACACGCCCGTCGCCGAGGTCGGGCTGGAACTGACCGCCAATGCCGAACGCCATCTGAAGCCGCCGCTGGAAATGGCCCGGCTGTTCCGCAGGCATCCGCAGGCACTGGCCGAGACGTTGCGGTTCGCCGAAGAGCTGACCTTCTCGCTCAGCGACCTCCAGTACAATTATCCCGACGAGCCGACGGAATCGGGTCTAGGGCCGCAGGCCGAGCTGGAGAGGCTGGCGCGGGAGGGGGCGGCGCGGCGCTATCCCTCGGGCGTGCCCGCTTCGGTGATCAAGCGCATCGAGGAAGAGCTCGTTCTGATCGAGCGCCTCAACTATGCCCGTTACTTCCTGACCGTCTACGACATCGTCAAATTCGCCCGCAGCCAGGACATTCTCTGCCAGGGTCGTGGTTCGGCTGCCAATTCGGTGGTTTGCTTCTGCATCGGCATCACCGAAGTGGGACCCGAGAAAATCGATTCGCTTTTCGAGCGCTTCATTTCCGAGGAAAGGAACGAACCTCCAGACATCGACGTCGACTTCGAGCACGAAAAGCGCGAAACCGTCATCCAGTACATCTACGAGAAATACAGCTCCAAGCGAACCGCACTCGCCGCCGCCGTCATCAGCTATCGCGGCCGCTCGGCGCTGCGCGAAGTGTCGAAGGCCATGGGCCTGTCGGAGGATGTCCGGGCATCGCTGTCCGGCTCTATCTGGGGCTGGTCGACCTCGGAACTCGGTGAGAAGGAAGCCCGCGCCGGCGGTCTCGACCGCACCGACCCGGTGTCGCAGCATGTGATGGAACGCGCCAATGAGATCATGGGCTTTCCCCGCCATCTCTCCCAGCATGTCGGCGGCTTCGTCATCACCAGGGACCGGCTCGACGAGATCGTGCCCATCGTCAAGACGGCGATGGACGAGCGCAAGATGGTCGAATGGGACAAGGACGATCTCGACGCGGTGAAGATCCTGAAAGTCGATGTGCTGGCGCTCGGCATGCTGACCTGCCTGCAGCGCGCCTTCACCTTGCTTACGGACCATTATCCGAAGGCACGGGATGACTATGGCCAACCCTATGTGCTGGCCACCTTGCCGCCGGAAGACAGGCGCGTCTACGACATGATCGGCCGCGCCGACACGCTCGGCGTCTTCCAGATCGAGTCTCGCGCCCAGATGTCGATGCTGCCAAGGCTCAAACCAAAGGATTTCTATGACCTCGTCATAGAGGTGGCGATCGTGCGGCCCGGCCCGATCCAGGGCGACATGGTCCACCCTTATCTGCGCCGCCGGCAAGGCAAGGAAAAGCCCGAATATCAAAAGCCGGAGCTGGAAGCGATCCTGAGCAAGACACTTGGTGTGCCCCTGTTTCAGGAACAGGCTATGAATATCGCTATCGTCGCCGGCGGTTTCAAACCGGGCGAGGCCGATGAACTGCGCCGCGCCATGGCCACCTTCAAGCGCACCGGCACCATCGGCAATTACCGCGACCGTATGATCAACGGCATGGTCGGCAAGGGCTACACCAGGGACTTCGCCGAGCGCTGCTTCAAGCAGATCGAGGGTTTTGGCGAATATGGCTTTCCCGAGAGCCACGCCGCCTCCTTCGCCTTGCTCGTCTATGCCTCCTGCTGGTTCAAGACCTTCTATCCCGACGTGTTCTGCGCCGCGATCCTGAATTCGCAGCCGATGGGGTTCTACCAGCCGGCCCAGCTGGTGCGCGACGCGCGCGATCATGGCGTCGACATCCGCGACGTCGACGTCAATTATTCCGTCTGGGACTGCACCCTGGAAAAAGCGCCTTTCGATCCGGCCCGCATCCTGCCGCGCCATGCTGAGATGCGCGGCGTCATCGAGACGAGCCATGCGGTGCGGCTCGGCTTCCGGCAGATCAAGGGCCTGTCCGAGGAACGCATGGAGCAATTCGTCGCGCGACGCGGCTCAGGCTACTCGACCGTCCGGGATGTCTGGCTGCGTTCAGGCCTCGATGTCGGCGAGATCGAGCGCCTGGCCCAGGCCGACGCCTTCCGCTCGATCGGCCTCGACCGCCGTGCCGCACTGTGGGAGGTGCGGGCGCTGGGCGCCAGGAGTGCCGCCGAAAAGCTGCCGCTGTTCGACCAGCCGGCGCTGCGCCTGCGCGAACTGGAGCCGGAGACGAAGCTGCCGAAAATGCCGCTCGGCGAGCATGTCATCCACGACTACCGCTCGCTCGGCCTGTCGCTGAAGGCGCATCCGGTCGCCTTCCTGCGCGAACGGCTCGACCGCGCCGGCGTCACGCCCAATGCCAACCTGCCATCGGTGCGCGACGGCAGGCGGGTCTCCGTCGCCGGCCTGGTGCTGGTGCGCCAGCGTCCAGGCAAGGGCAATGCGATCTTCCTGACGCTGGAGGACGACAAGGCCGTCGCCAACGTCATCTTCTGGGAGCGGACCTTTACCCGCTTCCGCCCCATCGTCATGGGCGCGCGCTTCGTCAAGGTCAGCGGCAAATTGCAGTCGGAATCCGGTGTCATCCATATCGTCGCGGAAAAGATCGAGGACCTGACGCCCTGGCTGACCGTGCTTCTGGAGAAGGTCAGCGGGGCTGGAGCGCCGGGTGCCCAGCCGATGGCGAACGCCAGAGAGGCAGGCTCGGATCGCCCCAGCCGGCCCGAGATAGGGAAGGCGCCGGCAAGGCACGACCTCGCAACACTGTCGGAAGAGGCGGAAAGCGTCATGCCCAAGGGCCGCAATTTTCAGTAG